Proteins from a genomic interval of Mesobacillus sp. S13:
- a CDS encoding acid-soluble spore protein N yields MSNPKRDSKHHVPSHLGTQPRGFSGNKGKKMNDKSGEHAQVMQTKGE; encoded by the coding sequence ATGAGCAATCCTAAAAGGGACAGTAAGCATCATGTTCCAAGCCACCTTGGAACACAGCCACGTGGATTCAGCGGTAATAAAGGCAAGAAAATGAACGACAAGTCGGGTGAACATGCCCAGGTCATGCAAACCAAAGGCGAATAG
- a CDS encoding FbpB family small basic protein: MRKPRKRSFQELVMENKRQLLNDRDALEKIEAKLEQKHLGKAE, encoded by the coding sequence ATGAGAAAACCAAGAAAGCGTTCTTTTCAAGAGCTTGTAATGGAAAATAAACGCCAACTTCTAAATGACCGTGATGCACTCGAGAAAATAGAGGCCAAGTTAGAACAAAAACACTTAGGCAAAGCTGAGTAA
- a CDS encoding peroxiredoxin family protein yields the protein MIKKAIGAGILAGLVLFAIFQQLNTADEPLAIEASNATTGIGAGMAAPNFTLKNLDGEEVSLKDYRGKKVMVNFWATWCPPCKEEMPAMEKFYKENSKEVEILAVNLDPQNNVKGFVEENGLTFPILLDKEGRTQQTYSVISIPTSLIIDEHGLIIKKQIGSLTFEQMQELLK from the coding sequence ATGATCAAAAAAGCGATTGGAGCAGGTATACTGGCTGGATTAGTGTTATTTGCAATTTTTCAGCAATTAAATACGGCCGATGAACCACTTGCAATTGAAGCATCTAATGCAACGACTGGCATCGGTGCCGGGATGGCAGCACCGAATTTCACATTGAAAAACCTTGATGGAGAAGAGGTCAGCCTGAAAGACTACAGAGGTAAAAAAGTGATGGTGAACTTTTGGGCCACATGGTGTCCGCCCTGCAAAGAGGAAATGCCGGCAATGGAGAAATTTTATAAGGAAAATTCAAAAGAAGTGGAAATTCTGGCAGTAAATCTTGATCCTCAAAATAATGTAAAGGGATTTGTCGAGGAGAATGGATTAACCTTCCCTATTTTACTTGATAAAGAAGGAAGGACGCAGCAAACCTATTCAGTCATATCCATTCCTACCTCATTGATTATTGATGAACACGGCTTGATTATTAAAAAGCAAATTGGTTCGCTGACATTCGAGCAAATGCAGGAACTTTTGAAGTAA